The Solanum lycopersicum chromosome 8, SLM_r2.1 DNA segment TACCTTGTTTTTGTCATGTGTTTTTGTTAAGCTTTTTGTATATCCTTGActtctaaaatttgaactaggaCTAGAGTTTTGTCGGTAGATCAACTAGCTCAAACAATATTCTTTtcaattatgtaaaaatattagcatactttataataatatacaCAATATGTTACTAGCTAGCACACTTTTATCATCATTCAGCTTTGCATGATTCATATcttagaaattaattaaagtgAGTAAACTATTAATCTTTTTGTAATGAAAAGTcattcaattttatcataaaaatatcacGTAGAGTAACTAATTAATCACAAACAAGAAGGTGTTACATTGCAACCACTCTCTCTACTCTCTAGTAACTTAGGTCGGCATACAACTCGATCACTCTCTCCAAACTCTACTCATGGAATCTCACTGGACATGTTATTGTTGATTAAATATGAActcataatttcaaattaacGAGTTAACAATTAAAACGTAAAATATTAAGTTCTGAATCCGCCTCTGTGTCTAAATCCGAGTGGGGCCATGGTGATTGAGAAGTTTAAAGGAAGGAGGAGACATAGGGAGGCCGTCAATATCTTCAAAAATGTAGTGAAGGATGAGCATATCCAAGCACCTGCATGTTCTACCTTCATCTCCCTACAAAACCTGCATTTAATGCCATTCATTGCCCTTTTCCTACTACTTATATACCCACTAAATTCATTGCCAATATCCCAAACACAACCCTAGCTAGCTACCAAGTTGcaatattttcaacaaaataaTACCCTGTAACCTATTATATTCATAAGCTTGcccaaacaaacaaaaaaatgttcATCAATATGTCTAAGTTCCTTGTTTATCTTTtggtttgtatttgtatttctcTTCATGCATGTAGTGCAAGACCACTAGCAAGTATGGAtgacaaagaaaacaaaatactacTCTCTAGCAAGGTTTGCTCACAAATATTTCTTTCCTTGTTCGATCTGTATAACCGTCCATCAAAATAATAGCAATACTCTCCAGCCAATatatattagtatttttttactAGAGAGTGTAATTATTTTGACTGACCGACCAAATATGTAACTTGTCCTTGTTTATTTGCAGGATGTAAAATTTTTGACTAGTGACATATCAAAAACAGAAGGAAGAATAATTATGTCTGAAGATATTGGAAAAGATGATGGAAAACTTATGTGGAAAAAGAGATCAATTGTTGCACGAAAGCAATTAGACGATGAAGAAGATAAAGGTAGTTTTTGGCACGTTAAAAATTTCTGTTATTTTTGAAACATGTTAATTGTCATAGCTTGTACAGTTCCTTTCATAacttacttttatttaattataccTCACGACGCCTTTTATATGTGGGTTCGATGATTTAAGCAcatgaaaattcttttttacATGCGGTAAAACCTCTTACCTGCTCTGATATTATTCTGACTATCTTATCTTAAAACTTAAGTTAGTTTTATGTACTTAATTTATCTCAATAACTATAAGGTTATTGTCTTATCTAACAACATAGtctatgtatgaaaaaaataagaagaaaagaaactcagattttataatatgtattacTTCCTTTTGCAAGTCACCTAACCAAGATTGTTTGGTGACTTTAGAATTTATGTCATATTTTCCAATGTTATGAGtgataatattttcaagaacaaaagataaaaaaatcgagggatttttatttttttgcttccTTTTAAATTCCTGAATGcaactttttctcttcttctttgcaACGTTAATTAGTTTTCTTATATGACGAATTAAGTGTTGTGACTAACAGGAAACAAGGTCAAGATATCGTTTCATGAGGGAGCTCAAGTAAAGGTAAAGctctaatttctctctctctatctccaCACAATATAATTagtgtttaattaatttatgtcatATACagtattataaaaaaaacaatagaacTTCTTTGGAGACCCAAGAATCTTGTTTTTTACTGTTAAAATAAGTGGAGTCCAagatttgtatttcatttttctatcGACTATCGATATCATGTTTCACTGTTTTTGACATGCATATTGTCGTCAACTTAAAGGACAATATCGATGCAATTTCTATGCATGTTCACTTTATATGTAAGTTAGATATCTTTTACGTGCTATAAGAGGTTAAAATGTAAAATGCATGGATTCTACGAAAACATTATCGATATATATAAGTTAAGTGCTAATGCTATATATATGCAGATATCTAGGTTGATGCTAGAATCTCCACCGTCAACACAACACGAGGAAGAAGCAGTGAACTCCATTGAAAAGGAACCGGTGGAAGACGTAGTAGTTATGGATTATGCACAACCCCATAGAAAACCACCTATTCACAACACGAAACACTAAAATATATTGTAGATGAAAACCATCAtacttatatgtattttattttctcgTTTATACGTATGTGTATACGTATACGAGACCTGTTAATTTtcgttctttttttcttcttaaaattattattattgtcttgGCAAATGAAGGAGAATCATAGATGAGATCATACTCCATGTATGTACGAATAGAAAGGACTAAAAATTGCAAAAACAAGTAGCAAAAAATATCAATGTTATATATTATAAGGTCACGTGTTACATTAATGCATATGGCTGAGGTTTATTGAGGGCATGATGTGGATGTATATGGTCCCTTATATTACTGTCTTGTTTTTATCAAGTGTaccttatatttaaaaaaaaaaaggaaaaaaaaagagtgcaTATGAATATATAGGAAAAAAAGTAGCAGTGGTCTCTCTGCTGTGAATGTGTTGGTTGGTTTTCTTCTTTAATGATATAGACAGTTATGTGTTAGTTTCTGTTGtttgtctcttttttttaaGTCCTTTGTATTTTCTATCTAAGAAACCAAATctatttttgtcatttattaTGTGCCCAGCCATAAGCAGGCAAACAAATCTGATATTTGTCGCTCTTGTTCTTGAGTCTGGTTAAGATATTATAAAGGTGGCAAATCGGCGGATTGAGTAGAATTGATTATTGGATCAAGACTCAACCCATCCAAAGTTAGATTGGGTCAAATAAACGGGTCATAACCCAATCCGTCCAATATAATACAAACCAATTGAAGGCAGTAAATGATGAGAGTCTCAAAAAATATTGGAAGGATTAGTTCCTGAAATTTCAGATTGCTAAATGACCgatatatttcttttcaatctcTGTTTTCTGCAATTTTCCTGACCTTTAATGTCATAGTACCtaagtaaatttattttgtatctcaaaatggtcttttttttaaaggaaattcATACATAAAGATAAATTGTTTAAAGCTATCacctaaataaaaatagaagaagcACTGGGTCTCGATTGCGTTACAGAAAAGAGGAGGGGGAAAATCAGTTTAAAATTATACGAAAATAATTCTATATGTAAGAACCTGAGCGCAGGACAATTGGGCTTGCAGCTGCAGTTCGATCCTTTTGCAATCAATCAGTATTGAGATGTGGTAACTATGTTGCTCATTCCACCACCAGGATGCCGTAGGATGGTTGGGATCCCTCTATTTTTAACCAGAGAtcagaatggaagtgggacgAACCCAACTATTGACGAATCACAATCACGTCAACAGCCTGTAAACTAATTTCGAAGCAAAATCAAATAGAAGCATTTTGCCAGTCTCAAGGAGCAAAAATGCCTACAGCAGTACTGATTTTACCTAATTGAGTCCGACTTCATTAAAATGGGGATTTTTTTTACTACAGTTGACAATGGatgttttaatgaaattgaGGAATTCTGATCCCCAGTTTAAGATCAATCTCATCAACTCCAAACCAGAAGAAGTcaggtttgaggttggtgattGCTTCATCCTAAATCACCTGGTAAAATTAGAATGAATTACAATTATATGGTAGTACACAACTATTTCCATAATAGTTAGGAACTTCCGTTGTCACATAAAACTCAGATATAGGATAAGTTTGAGCGGTAAGAAATTGATGTTTGGCTTTAAACAGTGTATGTCTATGGCTGAAGAATTTAATAAATGTATTCACAAAGAGAATCATCAATTTTAAGTATTTCTTCACCTATTACATTAAAGGATAGCTTTTTCTGCTAAACATAATTCGTTAGTTGTTGAACAAGTCGCGGTGGCCTTCCCTTTGCTGCCTACTAATTGCAAAAAGGAAAGCTTCTTCTATGCAATTTAATTGTAGGCGAAAGGGTAATTGAAGTGGCCTCTAATGTGAGGTAATGACAAAGTGGGAAAAACTGGCAGGCTGCACATCTAGATCAACAACATTGACAGATACAGATTTTAGGAACAGTGAGCAGAAGCACAGCTGGCACAATGAATAGCATAGAGTCCATTTATTGAAGAGAATGATGGAGAGTAAAACACATACCAAATAGTCCACTTTCCGTCTAAAAGTGGAAAAATGGGGACCCCTCAACATGTATCACATATTATTAGCAATTGGTGTAAGCAAGAGAGTGACAGGAATCTGACCCTGGCAACTAGACCGCAGGGCCCAATTTGCTCAAGCTACAGCAAACAGCAATGGACAAGAAGGTTGCACTAGATAATATACCTTGATGTGATGCAAATGAGTGCAGGAGGCAAGAAAGACAGATATTGTGTGTTTTAACCAACAATATGTAGGAGGAATCAATAATTTGCAACAGAAGTGTTCTAGTCAAGTTAAAACCTTCATAACCGTGTTATTCACCTAATCTTGGCTTTCATTAGAAGAAACTCAGAAGCTAGCCAATATGGCATTAGCTACTATCAGCAGCTCCATTAGAGAATGTAATGACTTTGACAAGCTGCACAACATTTCAATAACTAATGTTTGAAAATGACAGGGAAACAACTCATACGTGAAACTGTAAGCAGAAGAATCTTGAGAAACATTATGACAATTACAGCGAAGAAACAGAGAGACAGAGTACCGGTATGTAGGTCCTCATGCCAATACATGTGACTGCGTCGTGTTTTCTTTCATAACCAGTCAGTTTTGCTGATATCTCCTCAGGATCCAGCCTCACTGCATAAGGTATTCAGTTTCTAAAATCATTCTATATGAACTGCTCAAATATAATGACGACCCCACAGAACACTTCAGACCTCAGAAACTTAGAGCATCCAAATTTCTTTGCTCCCATTAAAGACATGGTTGGAACAGGTCAACAATCACAAggcataaaatgataaaaagaatgCATAAAACAAGTCCATCTTTAGAAAAATATGCTTTTTAACTGTCGTGTTTTTAGTAAGGTACCGAATCCAAAGGCCAAAAGTAGTTAACACATTCATTGCCACTCTCAAGGAATTACTTTGGAGTTGCTTAGAGAGAATCTAGAGCTGAAGTAAACCATTCATGTAAAGAAGGAAGAAATTCCAGTATGAGATTTTTTCAGGCCATCCACGCAATCTGTTTTCTCATCCAACCCCTAGAAACAGTTTCCCCGTCCC contains these protein-coding regions:
- the LOC101252313 gene encoding uncharacterized protein — translated: MFINMSKFLVYLLVCICISLHACSARPLASMDDKENKILLSSKDVKFLTSDISKTEGRIIMSEDIGKDDGKLMWKKRSIVARKQLDDEEDKGNKVKISFHEGAQVKISRLMLESPPSTQHEEEAVNSIEKEPVEDVVVMDYAQPHRKPPIHNTKH